The following is a genomic window from Chitinophaga caseinilytica.
GGTACTGATATTCGGGAAGGCGATAGTAGTAACGCCGTTTTCCTGGGCAAGCCGGAGGCTGTTGCGATATGCGTTGGCCAGCAGCGTTTCTTCGTCCGATTTGCCGCCGTTCCAGACGGGCCCTACGGTATGAATGACAAACTTCGCGTCCAGGTTGCCCGCTGTCGTAATAACCGCTTCGCCTACCTTACAACCGCCCTGCCGGTTCCTGATTTCCCTGCACGCTTCCAGGATTTGCGGGCCTCCGGCCTTGTGAATAGCGCCATCCACACCACCGCCGCCCAGCAAGGATGTATTGGCCGCGTTTACGATCGCATCTGCCTTCACTTTGGTGATGTCGCCCTTCATAACTTCCAGGTGAGTTTGCATGTCAGCTAAAGTAGCAAAGCCGGCCCGTACTTCAAAATAAACGAAAAAAGCGCCCCGCAAAGGAGGCGCTCGCGCGTTCGCTCATCAGCGCATGATTTCCAAGGATACCGGCGCCCGGAGAGCCCCTTCAGCCCCAACCGGCGCGCCGGATGCAGTTTGTGCCGCTGCATCGCTGCAAAGGTATTCCATCAAACCACCCGTTTTCACCGTACTAATTCGTGATTGCATTTTCCGGTAATTCTACTCAAGTAGAAAGCCGCCTCTATGGGCGGCTTTCTGTTGCGGATTTTCGGGGTTACTGTTACAGGATGTATGTGTACTTTAATCTTACTTGTCTTTCATATACGGGACCAGTTTCTTCGTCAGCTCCGTCATTTCCTCCAGCGACATGCCATCGCCGTCCGTGACCTGGTACACCGCTTCCTGGATGTGGCCGTACGCGCGCATCCATTCCGGGCGATCGGCGATGGGCTTCGCCAGGTCTGTCGGGGTGCAATGCCGGGT
Proteins encoded in this region:
- a CDS encoding O-acetyl-ADP-ribose deacetylase; the encoded protein is MQTHLEVMKGDITKVKADAIVNAANTSLLGGGGVDGAIHKAGGPQILEACREIRNRQGGCKVGEAVITTAGNLDAKFVIHTVGPVWNGGKSDEETLLANAYRNSLRLAQENGVTTIAFPNISTGIYRFPKDKAAEIAVATVREFLQEPGTLERVTFVCFDEENYQRYADLLKNASS